TCTACAAGAGCTACCCCGAGTCGTTCATCGACAATGGCCGCTGGAAGCATCTTTCGGCGTGGCTGCAAACACTATCGAGCAAACGGGTGGCCGAAGTCGATCTGGACGGCGTGGACAATGTCGACGCATGGATGGACCGTCTGCGCGTAGCGGGACACCATGTTTTCAGCTCGAGCGGCACATCCGGCAAGTGCAGCTTCATCAGTCAGACGCAAGCCGATCAGGACCATGTCACCGAGTCTTGCGTGAAGCTGGGCGTGTACGGCAACGCAATGATCCGAAGAGATGTCGGCGAGCGCCCGGTTTTCCTGATGATGCCGCCAGGCGGCGCGCATCGGCATATCGAACCGGTACTGAGCGCAGCGCAACGGCTCGGCGCGCAAACCACGCTGATGTTCGACGAACCGGTGCTCGCATCCGCAACGATTTCGATGGGCCGCATGCGCCGCGCAATCGCCGACGGCTCCGCGAAACCGAGCGAAGTCGCGGCGTTTCAGGAGCAGGCGGTAGCGCGCCAGCGTCATACCGGCAAGATGATCGACCGGTTTCTCGACAAGCTAACCGCGCAGCGCGAAGTTCCCGTGCTCGTCCAAGGCAACTGGTCGTTGCACTGGACGCTCGTGGAGCGCGCCCGCCAGCGCGGCATTGCCGATGGAATCTGCCATCCGGATACGGTCATCACGACCGGTGGCGGATTGAAGGGCACTTCAGCCCCCGCCGACTATCGGGAGCAGATCGTCCGCTTCTATGGTATTCGTCCCGAGAATGTACAGAACAGTTATGGCATGTCCGAGATGATCGGGACCGGCCCCTGGTCGGAAGTTGCGCAAGGCTACGCGATCTGCCCATGGATCGTTCCGTTTGTCCTCGACAAGGCTGGGGAGCAACTACTGAATCCTTCGGATGGCGTAGGCGTTGTCGAGGGGCGCTTCGCGTTTTTCGACCTGCTGGCCGAAGGATACTGGGGCGGTTTCATCACCGGCGACAAGGTCGTGGTCGACTTTTCACCGGCGGGCGACACCGATGGCCTGCAAGGGCCGCTGATCCGGCAAGTCGGTCGCTACGCCGATCTGGAAGAGGGTGAAGACAAGCTCTCGTGCGCAGGCACGATGGAGTCGTATGTACGTGGAATGATCAACGTTTGAGCGCTGCTGCGCGCGGTGCGGGCCTAGGGGTGCCATGACTGGCGCCCCCTGGGGCTGATGAGTATACTGATGCCCTGATTCGGTCATCAAACATTCCCCGATGTTCAAACCTATGTCAGTTCAGGCTCGCGACGCAGGCTCACGGCTCGCCGCGGCGGACAAACCTCGAACGGCTGGCCGGCCCACCCACGACGATGCGGTTCAGTTGCGTGAGCGACTGCTCGACGCCGCCAAGTCCGTGTTCATCAGAGAAGGTTTCGGCGCCGCCAGGGTCGAGGAAATCGCATCGCTGGCTGGCGTCAGCAAGACGACCGTTTATCGCCAGTTCGGCACGAAAGAAGAGCTTTTTCGCTCCATCGTCTGGCGCGGGATGGCCGACCTGCGCGGCAAGATCTCGGAGCACCTGCAACCGGGCCGCGATTTTTCGACGAACCTGGCATCGCTTATCGATGCGCTCGTCGAACACATGGCAATACCGGACAGCATGCACACGTCACGCATGGTCATTAGCGAGGCGATTCGCTTTCCCGATGTCGCCAAGCAGTTTCTGCAGTTCGTCGTGACGATGCTGGAGCCGCTAACCGGTGTTCTCGAAGCCGCCGCGGTCAGCGGTGTGATCGCCATCGACGATCCGTCGAACGCGGCGCGCGATCTTCTCACACTGGTCACTGGCGCGCCCGAAGTGCACCTTGCGGTTCAGACCACTCGTTCCGAACGCAAACGCCGGGCTGAGCGGATTCATCGGCTCCTGTTGACCGCGTGGAGGTACCGTGCGGCACTTGATAAGGTTCGAGCCCGGTCGATGCCGTAACGTTCGCGCGGCCATTCGGGCCGCGTCGGCGTACTAGCTGTCAATTTCACCCATCACCTGGAATTGCCCCGAGGCGTGGGCGATGCATTTTGCATTCGCCCAGATCCGGCAGTCCGAGAAAATCACCCGCTTTCCCGAACGCAGCACGTCGACGTGGGCTTCCACCCAGTCGCCCGGCTCTGCGTTTGCGATGAAATTGACCGTCAAGCCCGTCGTCAACACCCTCACTGCTGGTTGACGCGAATACTTGCTCGCCCACGTAATGGCGGTGTCCGCCAGCATGCAAACGGCGCCGCCGTGCATCATCTGGCCGAGATTGCGATGCGCTTCCCGAACGTACATGCCGACCACGTGTCCCCGCTCGCTCTTGCGAAAGTACGTAGGTCCGAACATCTGATGGAAGGGACCAAACGCCGGCATCAATGCAAAGCCTTCTGGGATGAGCCCTGCGCCGCCCTCTCCAAGCGCGTCTAGCGCCAGTGAGTATGCTTGCTCCAATGCAATCCTCCTCTTCAACGCCGCGTGCGAGACGGCACCAATAGTGCTTTTTCATCGGCAGAACATAGCGTATCATTATTCGCACGTGAGTCAAATATATGAATGCCCATGGATATCGCTTCGCTCTTTTCGCCCCTCGCCGTGCGCGGGGTCACGCTGCGCAACCGTATCGTCATGTCACCCATGACGCGCGGCTTTTCGCCCAACGGATTGCCAGGCAGTGACGTCGCCGCCTACTACAAGCGGCGTGCGCAGGGCGAGACAGGCCTGATCATCACAGAAGGCGTCGGTGTCGATCATCCGGCGGCGCTCGGCGAAGCCGGGCTCGGAGAAAATTCGATTCCCGTGCTCGCCGGCGAGGAATCAGTTGCCGCGTGGCGGCGCGTGACCGACGAAGTTCATGCTAGCGGTGGAATCATCTTTCCTCAGTTGTGGCATATGGGACCCATGAAAGAGGCGAATACAGGTCCCTTCCCGGCCGCTTCGCCACTGCGCCCATCGGGACTGTGGGGACCGGAAGGGCGAACGACATCGCTCGACGCAGGTTACATGGAGCGGGTCCTGCCGCCGACTCGCCCGATGACCGATGCGCAGATCGCGGACGTCATTGCAGCCTATAGTCGAAGCGCGCGCTATGCGAAGGCCGCCGGCTTCGATGGCATCGCGATTCACGGCGCTCATGGCTATCTGATCGACGCTTTTCTGTGGGCCGAAACCAATCGACGCACGGATCAATGGGGTAAGGATCTCGCAGCGCGCAGCCGCTTTGCCGCCGAAGTTGTCCGCGCGATCCGCGAAGCGATCGGCGCGACGATGCCGATCACGTTCCGCTTCTCCCAGTGGAAACAGCAGGATTTCCGCGCGCGGCTCGCCAACGACCCGCACGAGCTCGAGCGCATTCTCGCGCCGCTCGCGGACGCTGGCGTCGACATCTTCGAGGCGAGCACCCGCTATTTCAACCGGGCGGAATTCCCGGGCTCAGAGATGAATCTCGCCGGCTGGGTGAAGGAGGTCACTGGCAAACTTTCGATGACTGTTGGCGGAATCGGCATTAACAAGGGCTACTACGATTCTATGTCGGGGGCCCAGACATCGGTGCAGCCCGACCTCACTCCCCTGCTGGATCGTTTCGCACGCAGCGAGTTCGATCTCGTTGGCGTAGGACGCTCGCTTCTGCATGATCCAAACTGGGCGCGCCGCGCACGGCTTGGCGAGCCGTTCCTCGGGTTCAGCAACGACTCGCTCGCACACCTTACCTGAAACGCGTTTTTGCAGTTGACGCCCTCGACCCGGGCGTCGACTGCAATTTCCGGCGTGGGATCTTACGTACGCCCGGTGACAGGAATCAACGCGCCGGTTACGCCCGACGCGGCGCCAGACGCGAGAAATAGAATCACGTCGGCGATTTCTTCGGGCCGCACCCAGCGGGAAAAGTCGGCGTCGGGCATATCCTTGCGGTTCTGCGGCGTATCGATGATGCCCGGCAAAATAGCGTTGACAGTAACGGAACGGCCCTTGAGTTCTTCGGCCAGCGCCTCGGTCAAACGCATCACCCCCGACTTCGAGGCCGCATACGCTCCCATGCCCGCGCCCGCCTTCAGCGCAGCGCCAGCTCCAATATTGATGATGCGTCCTCCCTCCGCGCTGTCGGCAATATAGTCGAGTGCCGCTTTCGACGCAGTCGCCGCGGTGCGCACATTCGTCCGGTACATCAGATCCCACGTGTCGAGACTGCCATCCGCCAATGTTTCCCAGCGAAAGCCCCCCGCTACATTGACGAGCGCATCGAGCTTGCCAAGCTGCTCGACGACCGCCGAGAGCGCCGAGCGCGCCGCATCGAGATCAGTTAGCTCGACGCCTCCTCGCCACCACGACGCGTGCAGCTGCTCCGCACTCTCGTTTTCCGGCTCGCGCGCCTTGTCGATCAGCGCGACCTTCCAGCCGTTGTCCGCAAACACGCGCGCAACCGTGCGCCCAAGCGCGCCGAATCCACCCGTTATCGCCACTACCCGTTGCATGTGCAATCACTCCCTCGCTGCGCCCGGCGCCGCCTGTATCGCCTGCGCCGGACGCTGTAAAAGCTCAACGTCCGTTGAACACCGGCTCACGTTTCTCGCGAAACGCGTTGACCGCCTCTTGATGATCTTCCGTTAGGTTCGACAACGCCTCGTAGGCAATCGACGCGTCGAGAATGGAATGTGCAAGTTGCTTCAGGCCGATGTTGATCGACGCCTTGGTCCACTGGATCGCGCGCGAAGCGCCGTGTGCGAGACGCTTCGCCATCGCGTCGACAACGGCATCCAGCTCGTCGGCCGGCACGGCATGATTGATGAGACCCAGTCGTGCCGCCTCTTCTGCGGTGACGAGATCCCCCGTCAACAGGTATTCCTTGGCCTTCGCATAGCCCACGAGCTGCGGCCAGATCACCGCGCCGCCATCGCCCGCGACGAAGCCGACTTTCACGTGCGGATCGCCAATCTTTGCGTGATTGGCCGCATAGCTTAGATCCGAGAATAGTGCGATCGTCGCGCCCAGACCAATTGCATGACCGTTGATCTTCGCGATGACCGGCTTCGGACAGTCGAGCATCGAGAAAACAATTCTCTTTGCACGCTGCATGCCTTCGAGAAACAGCGCGGGGTTGTCGATGACATGCTGCATATGCTCGATATCGCCGCCCGCGCTAAAAGCCCGCCCTGCGCCCGTCAACACCACGACACGGGTCTCGGCATCCTCGGCGACATCGAGAAATAGCCGGGACATCTCAATGTCCATTTGCTCATCGAACGCGTTCAACGTTTCAGGGCGATTGAGCGTAACGGTCAAGACGCCGCCATCGCGTTCGAGCAATAAGGCCTTATAGTCCGAAATATTCATGACTAACCTGTTCAAATGAAGAAATCGCGCGCAACGGAAGGACCGTCTGCCAGCGTCGACGCGTGCCGCATTCGCGCCGCCGCGCGAATGCATGGCGCCGTTCAGGGCGCACCCGGCATCCAGCGCAAGGCCGATTACACGTGCAGCGGAATGAACCGGCGGCCGTTGTCGTACATGATCTTGCGCGTGTCTTCTTCAGAGAGCCGGTTGCACGCTTCCGACGCGAAGTCCTTCGGTTCAGGCACGCCTTCCGCGTGCGGATAGTCGGAGCCCATCAACAGGAAGTCCGACGATCCCGTCTGAGCGATGATCTGAGCGATGTCGTCCTCCGGATATGCAACCACGAAGACATTTTCCTTGAAGATCTGGCTCGGTCGTTTCTTCAGCTGACCGCAAGGCCAGTAGCCATTCTTCGCCATTCCCCGGCACTTGTCCATTTTGACGAGCAGCGAAGGCACCCATTCCGCACCGTTTTCCGCGCTGCACAACTTAACCCGCGGAAACCGCTCGAAGAAATTGTAGAAGATGAACGACGACAGCGTTTCCATGACCGGCCGCTCGCCGTAGCCGTGCATCCAGACAAAGGCGGTCTGACGCTGGCGCGACTGCTGCACCGGCTCTCCCCACACCGCCATGTGATCCTTCATGTAGATCGCTTCCGACACATGGAACGTGACGCGTACGCCCGCTTCGTTGAGGATCGACCAGAACGGATCGAAGTACGGATCCGCCGGTGCACGCCCATTGAACGGCCCCATCGGCATCAGGATGACGCGCACACCGTTCGCGACCAGCCATTTGGCCTCGGCGACAGCCGCATCGAGATCGTCGAGCGTGACGACCGGCGTCGTGTAGATGCGGTCCTTGTAGCTGAAGCCCCAGTCGTCGAGCATCCACTGGTTATACGCATGCAACACCGCATTTGCCGCAACCGGCTCGTTCAGATAGGAAATACACGCGACCATTTCGCCGATGTACATCGTGCAGGCCTCGACACCGAATTCGTCCATCTTCTTCAGGCGCGCGTCACGGTTGAACATATCCGGCGTCGGCGCAACCCGCATATCGACGTTGTCCTTGCCATCCTTCATCGCGCGCAGCCATTCATGCAGCTTGCCCGGCGGCGGAACGTGCCCCTCGGCCGAGGTGTAGCCCTCGCTGATTTCCACCTTGCGGTCGCCCACATACATGCAGCGGTTGCCGTCTGCCGTGACACGGCTGGTAAAAGACCAGTCCTTCTTGAACTTCTCGGGCAAATGACGGTTGAATGCGTCCTCGACTTCATAGAAGTGCGTGTCGGCGTCGTAGATCTTCCCTTCATACGTTTGCATCATCTCTCTCCTGATTGTGGGGAGCGCTGCTGAACCTGCGCTCTCGAGAGAAGTATCGGGTCAAGCCAGCGACCAAAAAACTTTCATATCGAACTCGAAACCGTCGATATCGATTCGATATCGGATCGCCGCCTCGCCACCTTTTTACGGCCAGCATCGGCTTCTCATATAAACACCTATGCGAACGATGTTCTGATATAAGTATAATCGAAACGAACACGCGCAACCCGGAGACGTTTATGCAAGCCGAAGTGCTCTCGCAGCCCGCACATCGAGCGCAACCCGTAGCGGGTCCACCGCGCGGGTTCACGATGGCGATCCTGCTTGCCGCGGTAGCCGCCTCGTCTGGCATCACCGTCATCTACACCGTGCTGGTCACGCTCTACAAGGCCTTTCCTGCGTCGCACTCCGTGAGTTGGACCGTCACCGCATACTGGCTCGGCTCGGCCGTCTTTGCCGCGGTGAGCGGACGACTCGGCGACCTGTTGGGCTACCGCCGCATCCTGCTCGTGGTGATGTCGGTCGCTGCGGCGGGCGCAGTCGTGGCCGCATGCGCGACCGATGTCGGCATGCTCGTCGCCGGCTGTGCAATGCAATCCATGCGGCAGGCATCACGCCGCTCTCCATCGGACTGGTTCGTGAGAATCTGCCACCCGCCAAGCTGCCTGCCGCG
The sequence above is drawn from the Paraburkholderia sprentiae WSM5005 genome and encodes:
- a CDS encoding TetR/AcrR family transcriptional regulator, whose amino-acid sequence is MSVQARDAGSRLAAADKPRTAGRPTHDDAVQLRERLLDAAKSVFIREGFGAARVEEIASLAGVSKTTVYRQFGTKEELFRSIVWRGMADLRGKISEHLQPGRDFSTNLASLIDALVEHMAIPDSMHTSRMVISEAIRFPDVAKQFLQFVVTMLEPLTGVLEAAAVSGVIAIDDPSNAARDLLTLVTGAPEVHLAVQTTRSERKRRAERIHRLLLTAWRYRAALDKVRARSMP
- a CDS encoding PaaI family thioesterase, which gives rise to MEQAYSLALDALGEGGAGLIPEGFALMPAFGPFHQMFGPTYFRKSERGHVVGMYVREAHRNLGQMMHGGAVCMLADTAITWASKYSRQPAVRVLTTGLTVNFIANAEPGDWVEAHVDVLRSGKRVIFSDCRIWANAKCIAHASGQFQVMGEIDS
- a CDS encoding NADH:flavin oxidoreductase, with translation MDIASLFSPLAVRGVTLRNRIVMSPMTRGFSPNGLPGSDVAAYYKRRAQGETGLIITEGVGVDHPAALGEAGLGENSIPVLAGEESVAAWRRVTDEVHASGGIIFPQLWHMGPMKEANTGPFPAASPLRPSGLWGPEGRTTSLDAGYMERVLPPTRPMTDAQIADVIAAYSRSARYAKAAGFDGIAIHGAHGYLIDAFLWAETNRRTDQWGKDLAARSRFAAEVVRAIREAIGATMPITFRFSQWKQQDFRARLANDPHELERILAPLADAGVDIFEASTRYFNRAEFPGSEMNLAGWVKEVTGKLSMTVGGIGINKGYYDSMSGAQTSVQPDLTPLLDRFARSEFDLVGVGRSLLHDPNWARRARLGEPFLGFSNDSLAHLT
- a CDS encoding SDR family NAD(P)-dependent oxidoreductase, translated to MQRVVAITGGFGALGRTVARVFADNGWKVALIDKAREPENESAEQLHASWWRGGVELTDLDAARSALSAVVEQLGKLDALVNVAGGFRWETLADGSLDTWDLMYRTNVRTAATASKAALDYIADSAEGGRIINIGAGAALKAGAGMGAYAASKSGVMRLTEALAEELKGRSVTVNAILPGIIDTPQNRKDMPDADFSRWVRPEEIADVILFLASGAASGVTGALIPVTGRT
- a CDS encoding enoyl-CoA hydratase/isomerase family protein, which gives rise to MNISDYKALLLERDGGVLTVTLNRPETLNAFDEQMDIEMSRLFLDVAEDAETRVVVLTGAGRAFSAGGDIEHMQHVIDNPALFLEGMQRAKRIVFSMLDCPKPVIAKINGHAIGLGATIALFSDLSYAANHAKIGDPHVKVGFVAGDGGAVIWPQLVGYAKAKEYLLTGDLVTAEEAARLGLINHAVPADELDAVVDAMAKRLAHGASRAIQWTKASINIGLKQLAHSILDASIAYEALSNLTEDHQEAVNAFREKREPVFNGR
- a CDS encoding amidohydrolase family protein produces the protein MQTYEGKIYDADTHFYEVEDAFNRHLPEKFKKDWSFTSRVTADGNRCMYVGDRKVEISEGYTSAEGHVPPPGKLHEWLRAMKDGKDNVDMRVAPTPDMFNRDARLKKMDEFGVEACTMYIGEMVACISYLNEPVAANAVLHAYNQWMLDDWGFSYKDRIYTTPVVTLDDLDAAVAEAKWLVANGVRVILMPMGPFNGRAPADPYFDPFWSILNEAGVRVTFHVSEAIYMKDHMAVWGEPVQQSRQRQTAFVWMHGYGERPVMETLSSFIFYNFFERFPRVKLCSAENGAEWVPSLLVKMDKCRGMAKNGYWPCGQLKKRPSQIFKENVFVVAYPEDDIAQIIAQTGSSDFLLMGSDYPHAEGVPEPKDFASEACNRLSEEDTRKIMYDNGRRFIPLHV